The Bombus pascuorum chromosome 5, iyBomPasc1.1, whole genome shotgun sequence genome segment TTAATACTACTCTAAGattctttttaatacatattacaGATTTTTAACATCccaaatatacatttatttttttgcaaCTGCCACTTAATATTACTCATGACAACGCAAATTGAAATGTAATTGATAAAAccaaaaaaatgttatattatgcACAGATAGAATTacgattgaaataaataattttcagtaattattttaatgaattatttaacatcTTGAATTAACCCATgcaacgaagaagaagaaaatcaaatattaagtataaaaaatatacatattttcttctttcgatgaGTTAAAACaactgatatttaaaaaatccatcTAACTTTGTTTAGAAATAAGCAATAACTCTATTGTTACGTCAGTTTGTAcatttattgtacaaataaatattatacagtataTTTTTAAGCAACTATGGCaaatacttaattacgtaCAGGTACATAAATTCTGCTAATAGAATTTGATTATAAGGTGTAACTGTATATCGATTCACGGGattaattacgataatacGATTATTAGTTTTGAATCATACCTTAATATTAAACATGCATTGTAACTTGATTTCCTTCCTAAATAATGATACTGAAGAgcaattcaatttttcctgaatgtttattaaatcatggttatcctttttctttatacaCAATTCTTTTTACGATTAAAAAGTTAGTATGTATCCACATTGATCAggtcttttaaataatttacgaatttattttataataaaatatcatgttgacgttcttattttaattgtcattaaaaaaatggcgttaaatatgcaaaaaggaaaaagagtgTAATATAGTTAATCGTCTCGTTAATAGTCAATTAAATGATCCCCAGATACGATATaatgttgtaaataaattacaaatataaattgactATTCAGTTACATTCTCTACATGCACCAATGTAACTGCACAAAAGAGTACACGTGATAATACatcttcgattatttttcgtcagatgataataaaatacgcTTTTTCACTTTCTAGTTAATAATTGAACACTTTTTTCGTCTAGTGCAGTGAGGTATATTGAACATCATAATATTCTTGTTACTGGCTCTCTATAGAATAGTATTAGTTTGAAACTAGTTTGAAACAACATCTCTTCTGCATCTTTCCGTAATCCTTTTACAGGCGTATAAATCTATAAGCAATTGAATtcaattcgaaatattttataggtGTACCATTAAGAAtttagaaattgataaaaagatcATAATTCGTAATGTAATAATGGAAGACAAAGATCGAAATGTAGGTGATAGCTTGATGCGATATAGCTATCGTTAATACAAACGGTGTGACtaaaataatcatatattACAATAGGATTTGATATATCTCAACTGTATTCGCACTATTTCTGTATCTCTTTGAAGTACCATCGAATTTTCtaagtatacatatgtaagaaagttatattcatgaaaagatgcaatttgaaatgaaatgtttGCATAACAACTTCGTTGATTCGCGAGAAGAGAATGATATATCGCCGTAAACGAGTTCAGAAGTAATAAGATAAAGAAGAACACTTTtagaataaattagaaaacacTTAGGCAGTAATATGTTCATTATATCGTTAACTTTTATAACGCTTTCGCGTGATATCGGATAAATtcgtttgaataaataaatggtcTTCAGGAAATGAGGtcgtacaaattttaaaatatcggaATATTTCGAAACTTAACAACACCAGGCTAGACAATTGTACTTTCTAACAGTTTAAAGCATATGGCACATGATGAATCGATCGAACAAATCACATTCCCAGCGTGTTTCCACGCTCCAACTTGGATAAAATCAGATCTAGATTCTTCAACTCCCTGTCGTTTCGTACCATTTCAATTAGACCTCGCAACTTAACATAAAATCAACGGAAAATATGACCATTAAAACATGATCagattatttgattattttttgtaCGCAAATCGAACGAATCTGGCAGCTGTAtggttaaatataaaaaaatatcgctCTAATTCTTCTAACATTATCGTACAAGAATCATGGAAGTCTCTTCTTGAATAATGGAAGACTGATATCTACGAACTTGCTACGAACAAAACGGATTATGGTATAGTAGTTACACAAGTGCTACTATGCGTTGTCGTTGCTTTCGAAGAATTATTATGCTTACTGAACTTCGTCTTCGACCTGAAAAATTTTAAGTTCGGTGGGAGTGTGCAGCAATTTAACGAGCAAAGTGTTGAAAAAAGCGAACGCTCATCGTTCCTGccagaattttcaaattttctccaTTAATACCAATTAATACCGATTAATACCCATACGATTTTCATCTCATATAGAGGTTGTGGTATGATGATCCGCCCCGTTTTGGGTCTGTGTATTGTGTGGCAACGAAGCTAGCTCGTTTCTGCTTAAATAATTCACAATTCCTGCTCCCAGGGAATCGCCCACCACGTTCACCGTCGTCCTGCAACGATCTCTGCAAATCCAACGATTAACGTTTCATATAAATCCAATGTTAGTTTAAtgagtaatattatattggtGGGGAATGAGCAAAGGCGAGTACTTACAACAACCAATCGACAGCGATAACTAGGAAAACATCGTCAGCCGGAAGTCGAACCGTATCCAGCACCATTACCATCGTCACCAGACCTGCCTGCGGGATACCAGCTGCTCCGATACTTGCAGCAGTTGCCGTAATactaaagaaatttttgtgtAAGTTTTAACGCTtcataatataaagaaaactttgttttatattttagttacCTGACTGCTACCAGCTGCCCAAAGCTGAGACTAACTTGACGCACTTGCGCGATGAAAATCGCAGCCACGGCTTCGTACAGGGCTGTACCGTCCATGTTAATGGTAGCACCGATCGGTAAGACGAATCTGGTAATTCGTGAATCGACGTTGTTTCGCTCTTCCAGGCAATTGATAGCGATTGGAAGCGTGGCGGAACTCGAGGATGTACCGAACGCAGTGACCAAAGCTTGGGCCATATTAGATATGTACCTGAACGGgttcttttttgttattacaAAGTATAGTAATGGAAGAACTATGAAACCGTGTATAAAGAGACCGATTAAGACAGTGAGGAAGTACATTCCTAGCTGAGCAACCACTTCGTCCAGCGACTGCATGTCAGTAATTTTCGAGGCTACCAGAAAGAAGACACCCACAGGCGACAACCtgcagaataaaatattccattattacGCGAAATTTTCGTGATGTATAAATTCGTGATAACGTAGATAGAATTCGGGATGTTGTTGTCTGGGACTGAATGGTACCGCGAGAAAGTTGGAGACCGGAATACCTTTAACAAGGTAGTTTCgtcaaatatgaatttaccAAATCACCCAATGAGTAATCAACATCATGGCGCCGGATAAGGACTCGAAAAACATGAGCAGCGGTTTGCCCTGTTCTTGCATTTTTCCTAGTGTTATACCTAGCACCGTGGCAAAGACAACCAGGCCCATGATGTTCATTCCCGGCACGCTCTTTTGCACTGGTTCCCAATCATCCATGTTACCTATTTCAACAAACAATGTATTAAGATATTCGTTGTAACTATTATAGTTTGctagattttttaataaaagtagacgatttttcttttttctttttcttttttagggAAGATTTCAACCTGGTGTACTGTTTGCCGGTTTCTGCATTTCCGTCCTATGTTGAGAGATACACGCTTCTACCAGATTCGGAGGAAACATATTCCGAATTAAGTCCATCAACGTATCGATGGTTGAAACGTTTTGAGATCGTTCTTTTGGTTTAATATCCGGATCATTTCCTACACCCGGTTGAATACTAATTACCAAAATGATACCTGAAAAGaaatcatacatttttttaatacgcGTGAAACACTTTATATTACACCAGTACCATATAGTTATCGCGAAACTACGGATGCTTATGTAAATTCTGTATCATTTGCATCTACTATATCATCTAATAtcgttctcctttttcttttttttgtcattACTCCGTCGATATACTACTATTCCTATAACATATCACGACGTTGTTTCTCTACATTCTACGCGATACTCCGCCTGCTCTACTACTACTACGTCGCCACTCTAGTATCTATAGTAAATAACTTTCGAATATCAGAAATCTCTTAGCCTTACTGACCTAATATAACGGCACTAACGGTGGTCACCATGTAATACACTATAGCACGCATGCCAATCTTGCCGCTCAATGACAAATCGAGAGATCCAATGGCCGAGACTAAGCTAGATATAATCAGTGGTAGGATCAAGCTCTTCAACATCCTCAGAAACAGATCTCCTAAATAGTTGATGTACATGATCTCGCGGCGCGTCCATCCTTGACTCCGCACGTTCCTCAAGATAATACCAAGGATCACTCCTCCGAACACACCGACCACGGTTAAAATAGTCAGAGAATTGTGCCTGAAACATGATCGAATCTTCTCCTGTCTGGTCTTTGGCCTTTTGTTCGGCTCTTGGGGGTAATACGAAGTTCGTTCGGCGATCTTGCATTGTGTATCGGACCCTGACAATGGTGACCTGAAATAGACGTTCACGATTAAACGGCTTTTTTCATAACGTACTCGCAATGGTTGTTATTCCGAAAATAGATGATTTGTTGGTACAAGGGGTTAATTGAGATAAATAATCTCTTAACGGCGTTAACGGGTCTGATAACTTGGTTTGATTAGTTTTAACGACGACCGACTAAACGACGCGAGTATTagaagaaagacaaagaattcCGTTACATTCTGGAAAAAGGTAACGTTATCTTCGAATAGTCATGACTCATTTgcatatgtaattttttttgtataatattcatttagtTATTTTTATGTAGTAGCTTCTTTAGTAGTTTCTTTGAATCATAAGTGATTGTAGTTTTTCTGGCATGTTGTCTTACTTCTTTGCGCGATGTGTCATTCCCTATTTGCATATGCGTTGGCAACttcaatgaattttatatattcgatTTGTGAACGATCGAGAGGCATGCGTGACGCGAGTTAAGAATCTTAACACGATCGATTTCTAGGTGGAGTATACAGCTATCCTAAGCGATATTCTTAGAGGGCTCCTTCAGAAATGTTTTCAATAGCGTCTGCTTAccaaagaaactaaaaaattatttaagtcaGTCGACTTGTTTAAGTCAAACCGTTTACGTTAGGTCATTCAAGTTACCTACGcacacaaataaaaattctattaaaatcgATAGCTTGTCTAATCTTCCACGTTTGATCGTAAGTGGAAGACCTACTTAAGAGGCTCTAcgaatacattatatttttattaaatagcaTTTACGTAATGTGTACAAATAGTAGCAGACTTTTtatggaataatattttagttgTGACAGCATGAAAGGTTGAAGGTCTTGAATGATTAATAAATAGCTCATTGATAAATATGCGTCCGAGTAACAgaagttttaaatatagctataatatatatcaatattatcaCGTTGGTATCTggtcatataaatattatttatttactaccTATATGTATCAGCGTTTCATCAGCGTagcataaatttaaattcaatttacgaGTAACTCTGACGCCTTTTAGATCTGATTTTCAACATACGATAAACATAATTTGCTAGCTATGATTAACGAAACGCCGAGTGTTGAAGCTACGCGTGCGGTGAGTGTGCAGGAAAACACGATGATTGGCAGTCATTTGTCCTAGCTTTATTATTGTTGTGCACATATTTCACTGCGTCTTAATTCAACCATGCGCGAATAACATTTGACTCTAATCGAATTAAACCAGTCAATTCGTTTGACACGTAGAATTAGACGTTACTCGAATGCTTAATACTCTAATAGTTCGACTAACTTTCAACGATTACCGACTAACAAGTGAAACTAATAACTCTTACTTTGACCTCAAGTATAGATACAAAGATCTTAGAGTTTTTCAAtacgaaatacaaatttccGTGCATGTATCCGCGTCTCAAATTCATCAAATTCATCAGTTTCAAGTTGTTCCTCGTGATGTAGAAAATCGCTCGTAAAACGACACGTATATAGAGATCTCGCGAGTTAAAAATCCATTCCTATCGAACGTTCCTCATTTTCAAACGAACCACGTTCCACGTTATACCGTGACACACGCGCTTCCAGTTTACGGTTACGAACAGTAGTTCGCTTCGATCGAGATCTTCCTCGCATGTTTTACAAATTGAGAACAAAGTAAAAAGCGCCGATGCTTATCGTAACCTATCGTTTGAACCGAGGGTCAGTAGTCTTCGTTATGATTTGATTGAGTCTTTACGAGTGACCTCGTGTTAAGTACGCTTCGAGAGAGTTGCTGGCCACTCTTGAAAGTCTTGTTGTTCGCTAGTCGATGACCTTGTCGGGAGATACGTCGTTGCCCTTTCAGCCAGTTCTTGGACGTTCTAGTCCGATTACGTGTTACAAAATTCTCAAACGTCGATAATTTTCTGTTAAAGCCCGAAAAACGTTACTTCGTTTTGCCAATTTGTCAGAATCTTTAACTTACATTCACGTGTATTTCGTAACAATAAAATGCTACCAGTTTAGACGACGATGCAATCTTCGGTCTCTTAgaccttcctttttctttttacgagcTTTCCTCCTCTCTTCTCTTGCGAATATACGGCAATTAAGCGATGCGTAGCGTTAAATTACATAAAGATTCGGTGAAATCCAAATTAATACGGAATTCCTTGAACTTTGACGTTTGAATGTTGCAAAAGATCGAATAAAATGTTGTTCGCCGACAAGGTCACGCTAACGTGGATCATTCCGACAAACTAGCATCGACGTTGGCCGGGATTAATCTTAACTGGTCCGACAATTATCAAATTGTACTTTCACGGTACGGCTTTTCGAGCGATCAGTTTCTGTGCTTTCTGATGTCATTTGGAATACTGCAAAAGGAAACGGTATGGCAAAAGTGAAAGGACTGTTTACTTTTCGTAGAAATTTCATAGGCTTAAAAGTAGACACCGGGTAAACTGCTGTGCAGTTTCGCAATTGTATCCTTTTACGCGAATTCATTAGTCGAACCGGTGATGTAAGTGAATTACACGAACGAGAAACTTCATCTGTCTGTCAATGTCGCCTTAATGGGCCCGCGTCTCGTACGATTTTAGCGCGAATCCACCGATCCAAACGATCTACAAGGTCTCCaaaaagattcgataaaactcACCGATGACGACAAAACTCGTCAAGGTATTTTATAGAGTTTCAAAGATGTTTCTGTTACCACAAGTCACCAACGCGCGATATCCAATTTCCAAAACTTGCATAAATATCACTGTCCAGTGATTGGATCCAAAAGCATTAGGTCCGTCTTGAAAATTAATCGCGTcctaattatttgaataaaatccaAAGA includes the following:
- the LOC132906872 gene encoding excitatory amino acid transporter 1-like, which translates into the protein MEVATELSPLSGSDTQCKIAERTSYYPQEPNKRPKTRQEKIRSCFRHNSLTILTVVGVFGGVILGIILRNVRSQGWTRREIMYINYLGDLFLRMLKSLILPLIISSLVSAIGSLDLSLSGKIGMRAIVYYMVTTVSAVILGIILVISIQPGVGNDPDIKPKERSQNVSTIDTLMDLIRNMFPPNLVEACISQHRTEMQKPANSTPGNMDDWEPVQKSVPGMNIMGLVVFATVLGITLGKMQEQGKPLLMFFESLSGAMMLITHWVIWLSPVGVFFLVASKITDMQSLDEVVAQLGMYFLTVLIGLFIHGFIVLPLLYFVITKKNPFRYISNMAQALVTAFGTSSSSATLPIAINCLEERNNVDSRITRFVLPIGATINMDGTALYEAVAAIFIAQVRQVSLSFGQLVAVSITATAASIGAAGIPQAGLVTMVMVLDTVRLPADDVFLVIAVDWLLDRCRTTVNVVGDSLGAGIVNYLSRNELASLPHNTQTQNGADHHTTTSI